In Nicotiana tabacum cultivar K326 chromosome 19, ASM71507v2, whole genome shotgun sequence, one DNA window encodes the following:
- the LOC107821114 gene encoding profilin, with the protein MSWQTYVDDHLMCEIEGNYLTSAAIIGQDGTVWAQSNNFPQFKPEEITAIMNDFAEPGTLAPTGLHLGGTKYMVIQGEAGAVIRGKKGPGGITVKKTNQALIIGIYGEPMTPGQCNMIVERLGDYLIEQGL; encoded by the exons ATGTCATGGCAAACGTATGTTGATGATCATTTGATGTGTGAGATTGAAGGTAATTACCTCACTTCTGCTGCTATTATCGGCCAAGACGGTACCGTTTGGGCACAATCCAACAATTTCCCTCAG TTTAAACCAGAAGAAATAACAGCCATAATGAATGACTTTGCGGAACCTGGAACACTTGCTCCAACTGGTTTACATCTCGGGGGAACAAAGTATATGGTGATTCAAGGAGAGGCAGGAGCTGTTATACGAGGCAAAAAG GGTCCCGGTGGTATCACGGTTAAGAAGACCAACCAGGCTTTGATCATTGGAATATATGGCGAGCCGATGACTCCTGGGCAGTGCAATATGATTGTCGAAAGGCTGGGTGACTATCTCATTGAGCAAGGTCTCTAG
- the LOC107821113 gene encoding vacuolar protein sorting-associated protein 32 homolog 1 has protein sequence MFTKIFGKPKQETNALATLDKLNETLEMLEKKEKVLLKKAAAEVEKAKEFTRAKNKRAAIQCLKRKRLYEQQVEQLGNFQLRIHDQMILLEGAKATTETVDALRTGAAAMKAMQKATNIDDVDKTMDEINEQTENMKMIQEALSTPIGAAADFDEDELEAELEELEGAELEEQLLQPAATAPSAPIHLPAGRQQVRPAAQQNKAEEDELAALQAEMAL, from the exons ATGTTTACGAAAATCTTTGGAAAACCAAAACAAGAAACAAATGCTCTAGCAACTTTAGACAAGTTAAATGAG ACGCTTGAGATGCTTGAGAAAAAGGAGAAAGTTTTATTGAAAAAGGCTGCTGCCGAAGTTGAAAAGGCAAAGGAGTTTACTAGAGCAAAAAATAAAAGGG CTGCAATACAATGTTTGAAAAGGAAAAGGCTCTATGAGCAGCAAGTCGAACAGCTTGGAAATTTCCAATTACGTATCCACGATCAG ATGATACTGTTAGAAGGTGCAAAAGCCACAACAGAAACTGTTGACGCTTTGAGAACTGGAGCGGCTGCAATGAAAGCCATGCAGAAGGCAAC GAATATTGACGATGTTGACAAAACAATGGATGAAATCAACGAGCAGACTGAGAATATGAAAATGATTCAGGAAGCATTATCTACACCAATTGGTGCAGCAGCTGATTTTGATGAA GATGAGTTGGAGGCAGAACTTGAAGAACTAGAAGGAGCTGAGTTGGAAGAACAACTCCTTCAGCCTGCTGCAACTGCCCCTTCTGCACCTATTCATCTGCCCGCTGGTAGGCAACAAGTGCGTCCTGCTGCCCAGCAGAACAAAGCAGAAGAAGATGAACTTGCTGCTTTGCAGGCTGAAATGGCTCTTTGA